One segment of Terriglobia bacterium DNA contains the following:
- a CDS encoding metal-dependent hydrolase yields MASLFTHAFVGTALGQTGTSDWRKDWRFWCLLIVCSILPDIDSIGFRLGIPYSSFCGHRGITHSLTFAIILAVCVTAGFSRTFRRPWMLAVLLFAVTATHGILDAMTDGGLGIAFFSPFDLQRYFLPWRPIHVSPIGVGRFFGARGLRILWNEILWVWLPVLALWALAKAAQLVVRREPAQSLYTTNE; encoded by the coding sequence ATGGCGAGTCTTTTTACCCACGCATTCGTTGGGACCGCATTAGGCCAGACGGGAACATCTGATTGGCGCAAAGACTGGCGTTTCTGGTGCCTGCTCATTGTTTGCTCGATCCTGCCAGACATCGATTCCATTGGATTTCGTCTGGGGATTCCATATAGCTCTTTTTGCGGACACCGTGGGATTACACACTCGCTCACGTTTGCCATAATCCTTGCAGTTTGTGTGACGGCGGGGTTCAGCAGGACATTTCGCCGCCCATGGATGTTGGCGGTCCTGCTCTTCGCCGTGACAGCCACTCACGGAATCCTTGACGCTATGACCGACGGAGGCCTGGGTATTGCCTTCTTCTCACCATTCGATCTTCAGCGTTATTTTTTGCCCTGGCGGCCGATTCACGTCTCGCCGATAGGGGTCGGCAGGTTTTTCGGCGCGCGCGGTCTGCGTATTCTCTGGAATGAGATTCTTTGGGTCTGGTTGCCTGTCCTCGCCCTCTGGGCTTTGGCAAAAGCGGCACAATTAGTAGTTCGACGAGAACCCGCCCAGTCGCTTTATACTACAAACGAATAA
- a CDS encoding alkaline phosphatase family protein, translating into MKKFVLLLIAIFVPALLTAQIPNSNHVVVVLEENQSYPAVIGSASMPYLNSLAQQNALATQYYANVHPSIGNYFMLTAGQLVTSNDSLNTTVNVDNIVRHLLTAGRTWKSYAESLPSVGYIGGDQYPYIRHHNPLSYFTDVANSSVQRLNLVPFTHFATDLSNNQLPNYSFVVPNQNHNAHDCPTAPTGCTNDVKLATADAWLKNNIGPLFNNPGFQKDGILILVFDEGFNTDTAHGGGHVVALAVGPGVKKGFKSTTFYQHQNVLRTTLDALGVHSYPGIAGSSADMTDMFGATSGGCTATVTGVTVCSPAAGSTVASPVHFVAAAKSTHPITAMRIYVDNISKFTVNASSLNTFVALATGTHSVVVQAWDSTGAVFKTPLTIHVQ; encoded by the coding sequence TTGAAGAAATTCGTTCTGTTGCTGATCGCTATTTTCGTGCCCGCGCTGCTGACCGCGCAAATCCCAAATTCGAACCACGTGGTTGTTGTACTGGAGGAAAACCAGAGTTATCCGGCTGTTATTGGCAGCGCGTCCATGCCATACCTGAACAGCCTGGCGCAACAGAATGCGCTGGCCACGCAGTATTACGCCAACGTGCATCCTTCCATCGGCAATTACTTTATGCTGACGGCGGGACAGCTTGTGACCAGCAATGACTCATTGAATACCACGGTGAACGTGGACAACATTGTGCGCCACTTGCTGACTGCCGGCAGAACATGGAAGAGCTATGCTGAGAGCCTGCCTTCCGTGGGCTACATCGGCGGCGATCAATATCCATACATACGGCACCATAATCCGCTGTCTTACTTCACTGACGTGGCCAACAGCAGCGTGCAGCGCCTGAACCTGGTTCCATTCACGCACTTCGCCACCGATCTCAGCAACAATCAGTTGCCCAATTATTCCTTTGTGGTGCCGAACCAGAACCACAATGCGCATGACTGCCCCACAGCGCCCACCGGCTGCACCAATGACGTAAAGCTGGCAACCGCAGACGCATGGCTCAAAAACAACATCGGGCCTTTGTTCAACAATCCCGGTTTCCAGAAGGACGGCATCCTGATCCTGGTCTTTGACGAAGGCTTTAACACTGACACGGCGCACGGTGGCGGGCATGTAGTCGCTCTTGCCGTGGGACCCGGAGTAAAAAAAGGCTTCAAGTCCACAACTTTCTATCAGCACCAGAATGTGCTGCGCACAACGCTCGATGCGCTGGGCGTACACAGCTATCCCGGCATCGCCGGCAGCTCCGCCGATATGACAGATATGTTCGGCGCCACGTCTGGCGGCTGCACCGCAACCGTGACAGGTGTGACCGTTTGCTCGCCGGCGGCAGGAAGCACGGTGGCTTCTCCCGTTCATTTTGTCGCAGCGGCAAAATCCACGCATCCGATTACCGCAATGCGAATTTATGTCGACAACATTTCCAAATTTACTGTCAACGCGAGTTCATTAAATACATTTGTTGCCCTTGCCACCGGAACGCACTCGGTCGTTGTGCAGGCATGGGATTCCACCGGCGCTGTATTCAAGACTCCGCTGACCATCCACGTGCAGTAG
- a CDS encoding CoA transferase subunit A, whose translation MQQAIAEHVADGASVALGLQMEQMIPFAAGHEIMRQKKRGLRLIGPISDILFDQMIGAGCVEDVVAAWVGNVMMGSAYNFRHATEVENPGKPGEKLRVFNMTNFTLALALQAGAMGVPFLPTRTAMGSDVPKGNHFFYQIISPFEPKETLLAVRALVPDVAIVHLQRADKNGNAHCWGNFGVMLEGVRAAKKVIVCAEEIVGEDVIASDPNRTVIPGFLVTAVVECPLGAHPSPVQGYNKRDDAFFQQYHAETKTQGDFNAWAGKWVNGVADRGEYAKQLGAARVAELRVKEHAYAAPADYGY comes from the coding sequence ATGCAGCAGGCCATCGCGGAGCACGTTGCTGACGGAGCGAGCGTGGCTCTGGGGCTCCAGATGGAGCAGATGATCCCGTTTGCCGCCGGACACGAGATCATGCGACAGAAGAAACGCGGGCTGCGGCTGATCGGGCCAATCTCCGACATTCTGTTTGACCAGATGATTGGCGCGGGCTGCGTGGAAGACGTGGTAGCGGCGTGGGTGGGCAACGTGATGATGGGGTCGGCGTATAACTTCCGCCATGCCACAGAGGTGGAGAATCCGGGCAAGCCCGGCGAGAAGCTGCGCGTCTTTAACATGACAAACTTCACGCTGGCGCTGGCGCTGCAGGCCGGAGCGATGGGCGTGCCCTTTCTGCCGACGCGGACCGCCATGGGCAGCGACGTCCCCAAGGGCAATCATTTTTTCTACCAGATTATTTCTCCGTTTGAGCCGAAGGAGACTTTGCTGGCGGTGCGGGCGTTGGTGCCCGACGTGGCGATTGTCCATCTGCAACGCGCGGACAAGAATGGCAACGCGCATTGCTGGGGAAATTTTGGCGTGATGCTGGAAGGAGTTCGCGCGGCGAAGAAAGTGATTGTCTGCGCGGAAGAGATTGTGGGCGAAGATGTGATTGCCAGCGATCCGAACCGCACGGTGATTCCCGGTTTTCTGGTGACGGCGGTGGTGGAGTGTCCACTGGGCGCGCATCCTTCTCCGGTACAGGGCTATAACAAGCGCGACGACGCTTTCTTTCAGCAGTATCATGCGGAAACCAAGACGCAGGGCGACTTTAACGCGTGGGCAGGGAAGTGGGTGAACGGAGTGGCCGACCGTGGCGAGTACGCAAAACAACTGGGCGCCGCAAGAGTGGCAGAGCTGCGCGTGAAGGAGCATGCGTATGCCGCGCCGGCGGATTATGGATATTGA
- a CDS encoding alpha/beta hydrolase, translating into MNLMLASALLIFASTLPAQNVPHATGIAHTEPVDLAYETFGAKGTALPIIAVNGGPGLSHAYMMQNDLWQRIGKNRFVVLYDQRGTGGSKRMQAGISQSMDSQVADLDAIRQSLGLEKFALLGDSYGGLVAMAYAAAHPEHVAKLILSDSPGPSWQSIVHLLPDVFPDIEEENKQEAQKLGPDTEAAARAGLRNHFRMIFYSPQKRDAYMSQMGDLGYEPAVAEAVGKAIQNLDLTPKLAGFKFPTLVIDGRYDMNVAPLTAWRLAHAIPGAKVVFFEQSGHLPAYEEPEKYIEVLEAFLNGK; encoded by the coding sequence ATGAACCTGATGCTTGCTTCCGCTTTACTTATCTTTGCTTCCACACTCCCCGCCCAGAACGTCCCGCACGCTACCGGCATCGCCCACACCGAACCGGTTGATCTCGCGTATGAAACTTTTGGCGCAAAGGGAACGGCGCTCCCCATCATCGCCGTCAATGGCGGCCCCGGACTCTCGCACGCCTACATGATGCAGAACGATCTCTGGCAGCGCATCGGCAAGAACCGCTTCGTCGTTCTATACGACCAGCGCGGCACCGGCGGATCCAAGCGCATGCAGGCGGGCATTTCACAGTCGATGGATTCACAAGTCGCCGACCTCGACGCCATTCGACAGTCTCTTGGTCTTGAGAAGTTTGCGCTTCTGGGCGACTCCTACGGCGGACTCGTTGCCATGGCCTATGCCGCCGCGCATCCTGAGCACGTCGCCAAGCTGATACTTTCCGACTCTCCTGGACCTTCATGGCAAAGCATTGTCCACCTGCTGCCTGATGTCTTTCCAGATATCGAGGAAGAAAACAAGCAGGAAGCGCAAAAGCTTGGCCCCGACACTGAAGCCGCCGCCCGCGCCGGCCTGCGCAACCATTTCCGCATGATCTTTTATTCCCCGCAGAAACGCGACGCATACATGAGCCAGATGGGTGATCTCGGATACGAGCCTGCCGTCGCCGAAGCCGTTGGGAAAGCAATTCAAAATCTCGACCTCACGCCCAAGCTTGCCGGCTTCAAGTTTCCCACGCTGGTAATCGACGGACGCTATGACATGAACGTGGCCCCGCTCACGGCATGGCGGCTGGCGCACGCCATCCCCGGCGCAAAGGTCGTCTTCTTTGAGCAAAGCGGCCATCTGCCCGCGTATGAAGAGCCGGAAAAATATATTGAGGTGCTGGAAGCTTTCTTGAACGGCAAATGA
- a CDS encoding AAA family ATPase — protein sequence MAKKDSLRLATGITGLDDILQGGLPAGHVYLIEGDPGSGKTTMGLQFLLQGVANGEPTLYVTLAESREELEIVAESHGFDIAKVEIFEVKPPELDQTGSDQYTVFHPSEVELVDVMQNILSKMEKTKAGRIVFDSMSEIRMLARDPLRYRRQILSLKQFFMGRKCTVLLLDDRTGDRQDTQLQSICHGAIRMESLSREYGPQRRQVQVLKLRASQFREGLHDYKIEKGGLHVYPRLISAEHRPPNMDRSALPSGLGELDKLFGGGVTRGSTSLFMGPAGSGKSTVATKFLTSAAERGERGLMFTTDETVETIMIRCRGLGIPLEPHLKSKMIDVQRLDPSELSPGEFITRIRADVEEKECRVVIIDSLNGLLNAMQEHAMMVQLHELFSYLSHMGVTTFVVMAQFGLLGAQMGSPVDVSYLADNVLLFRYFEAMGAVRQAISVVKRRSGPHERSIRELRLSPNRIEIGAPLEEFEGVLTGVPKFRGDTTPLL from the coding sequence ATGGCTAAAAAAGACAGCTTGCGCCTGGCAACTGGAATCACCGGCCTGGATGACATTTTGCAGGGCGGCCTTCCCGCCGGACACGTGTACCTGATCGAAGGCGATCCCGGGTCGGGAAAGACCACCATGGGATTGCAATTCCTGCTGCAAGGCGTAGCCAATGGAGAGCCCACGCTTTACGTCACGCTGGCGGAATCGCGGGAGGAGCTGGAAATCGTCGCCGAATCGCACGGGTTTGACATAGCAAAAGTGGAGATCTTTGAAGTAAAGCCACCGGAGCTGGACCAAACCGGGTCCGATCAATACACGGTCTTTCATCCCTCAGAGGTTGAACTGGTGGACGTGATGCAGAACATTCTCTCCAAGATGGAGAAGACCAAGGCGGGAAGGATAGTTTTTGACTCCATGTCGGAGATTCGCATGTTGGCGCGCGACCCGCTGCGGTACCGGCGGCAAATTCTTTCGCTCAAGCAGTTCTTTATGGGACGAAAATGTACGGTGCTGCTGCTTGACGATCGCACCGGCGACAGACAGGACACGCAACTGCAAAGCATATGCCACGGCGCAATCAGGATGGAGTCACTATCAAGGGAGTACGGGCCGCAACGCCGCCAGGTCCAGGTCCTGAAACTCCGGGCATCACAGTTCCGTGAAGGTCTGCACGATTACAAGATCGAGAAGGGCGGGTTGCACGTGTATCCACGCCTGATCTCAGCCGAACATCGGCCGCCCAATATGGACCGCAGCGCACTGCCCAGCGGGCTGGGCGAGCTCGACAAGCTCTTTGGCGGAGGAGTTACACGAGGGTCCACATCCTTGTTCATGGGGCCGGCGGGCAGCGGGAAATCAACCGTGGCGACGAAATTTCTGACGTCGGCCGCCGAGCGAGGAGAACGCGGCTTGATGTTCACCACCGATGAGACGGTTGAAACTATCATGATCCGTTGCCGCGGGCTGGGTATCCCGCTGGAACCGCACTTGAAGAGCAAAATGATTGACGTGCAGAGGCTTGACCCTTCAGAACTCTCGCCGGGCGAGTTCATTACCCGGATCCGCGCAGATGTGGAAGAAAAAGAATGCCGCGTGGTGATTATTGACAGCTTGAACGGCCTGCTCAATGCCATGCAGGAACATGCCATGATGGTGCAACTCCATGAGTTATTTTCATATCTCAGTCATATGGGGGTCACCACATTTGTGGTGATGGCGCAATTTGGACTCCTGGGAGCGCAGATGGGATCCCCTGTGGACGTTTCCTACCTTGCAGACAACGTATTGCTGTTCCGTTACTTCGAGGCAATGGGCGCGGTAAGACAGGCCATCTCCGTGGTCAAGCGGCGCAGCGGGCCGCATGAGCGCAGTATCCGCGAATTGCGGCTTTCACCCAACCGGATTGAGATCGGCGCACCACTGGAGGAGTTCGAAGGCGTGTTGACCGGCGTGCCAAAATTCCGCGGCGACACGACGCCGCTATTGTAA
- a CDS encoding hybrid sensor histidine kinase/response regulator produces the protein MAEDLSLRVLVLAQFGRDGELLRTFLQRHGFNSQIVASSDEFFNELDRGAATALITEESLTLPIKNWGKRLEMQPTWSDFPLIILISPARGQGEPPAGLAALRALGNVTLVERPIRFETLLSAVEAAMRARTRQYEVRDFMTSQARSQDALRRTEKLAVAGRLAASLAHEINNPLTSVTNLLFLVRSATDVKEAQHWAGLAEDELRRVSDIANHTLRFHRSNRGLEQADVRALLDSAAVLFRAKLRNQSIQANVVCEKDVRVVCALGEIRQVLVNLIANAVDAMPTGGKLFLRGVKAPHPKTAAGGVRISVVDHGTGISKATLRRMFEPFFTTKGDTGTGLGLWLTKDIIDRHHGLIQARNHNHPRGAVFSIWIPEKPANTNGELLQKIG, from the coding sequence ATGGCAGAAGACCTCAGTCTCAGGGTGCTGGTGCTCGCGCAGTTTGGCAGGGACGGCGAGCTGTTGCGGACTTTTCTGCAAAGGCATGGCTTCAACAGCCAGATCGTAGCCAGCTCAGACGAATTTTTCAATGAACTGGATCGCGGCGCAGCCACGGCGCTTATTACCGAGGAATCGCTTACCCTTCCCATAAAAAACTGGGGCAAGCGGCTGGAAATGCAGCCGACCTGGTCTGATTTTCCCTTGATCATTCTTATAAGCCCGGCCAGGGGACAGGGGGAGCCGCCAGCCGGGTTGGCCGCTCTTCGAGCGCTGGGAAATGTGACGCTGGTGGAACGCCCCATCCGATTTGAAACCCTGTTGAGCGCGGTTGAGGCCGCCATGCGGGCGCGCACGCGGCAATATGAAGTGCGCGACTTCATGACCAGCCAGGCAAGGTCACAAGACGCATTGCGCAGAACAGAAAAGCTCGCGGTGGCAGGACGTTTGGCGGCGAGCCTTGCGCATGAGATCAACAATCCGCTTACCTCCGTTACCAATCTTCTTTTTCTGGTGCGCAGCGCGACCGACGTGAAAGAGGCACAGCATTGGGCCGGCCTGGCGGAAGATGAATTGCGCCGCGTCAGCGACATCGCCAACCACACGCTGCGCTTTCATCGTTCCAACCGGGGACTGGAGCAGGCGGACGTTCGTGCATTGCTCGATTCCGCCGCGGTGCTGTTCCGGGCGAAGCTGCGGAACCAGAGCATACAGGCGAATGTGGTCTGCGAAAAAGACGTGCGAGTGGTATGCGCCCTGGGAGAAATTCGGCAGGTATTAGTGAACCTTATCGCCAACGCCGTGGATGCAATGCCGACCGGAGGCAAGTTGTTTTTGCGAGGCGTCAAGGCCCCACATCCTAAAACCGCAGCCGGCGGAGTACGGATTTCCGTGGTGGACCACGGAACGGGTATCTCCAAAGCCACACTGCGCAGGATGTTCGAACCATTTTTCACGACCAAGGGAGATACCGGCACGGGACTGGGACTGTGGCTTACCAAGGACATCATCGACCGGCATCATGGCCTGATACAGGCGCGCAATCACAACCATCCGCGGGGCGCGGTGTTCTCAATCTGGATTCCGGAAAAGCCGGCGAACACAAATGGAGAGTTGTTGCAAAAGATCGGGTGA
- a CDS encoding DUF4034 domain-containing protein, with protein sequence MIRQSSLALFGLILSASLATAQEPQSLGDIARTIKAQKQAARNANGSSSSSKSATPAANTGAATPQPAPAAATAATSPEEIVPDLNPNVATDIHGIEKYEAAIRQLFQQEKFAEIDRIASEARTTKARFAGGYWKVHTIYLALEEPGTKTKAGEAEWTQHLARLEKWKEQFPNSITARIVLAEAYNSYGWKARGTGYANQVTDEGWQLLAERVHKGQTILEEAEGLPEKCPEWYAAMIEIARSEDWEQDQLQALFRKAVAFEPEYYYYYRMLADSLLPKWGGEEGDAARFAAAVADGIGGKKGDLIYFEIATTLVCACGNVHEQGLKGLSWPRIKAGYSALQELYGTSISHINEMALIAFRASDFDYATIAFNEIGDNWDKAVWHTLDSFYDSRYQAAIPHIQNSLAAATENVKTPEGQLFSYALGAEMDRRYHQPFLDCVKASPGYTQPWIGLLVELTKEGAVRDVLFAGADAPSACIRPLLEKAILPTPPKADYWVMVQMDVNR encoded by the coding sequence ATGATCCGACAGAGTTCACTAGCGTTGTTTGGCCTGATCTTGTCCGCGTCTTTAGCGACCGCTCAGGAACCCCAGTCCCTGGGAGATATCGCCCGAACCATCAAAGCACAAAAGCAGGCAGCGAGGAATGCGAACGGAAGTTCTTCATCTTCGAAGTCGGCCACACCGGCGGCGAACACCGGAGCCGCAACGCCGCAACCTGCGCCGGCCGCCGCCACTGCCGCAACGAGTCCTGAAGAGATCGTTCCCGACCTGAATCCAAACGTTGCCACCGACATTCACGGGATTGAGAAGTACGAGGCAGCCATCCGGCAACTATTCCAGCAAGAGAAGTTCGCTGAGATTGACAGAATTGCATCTGAAGCAAGAACTACAAAGGCCCGGTTCGCCGGAGGGTATTGGAAGGTGCACACCATCTATCTAGCGCTGGAAGAGCCTGGGACAAAAACCAAAGCAGGCGAAGCCGAGTGGACACAGCATCTTGCCCGCCTGGAAAAATGGAAAGAGCAATTTCCTAATTCAATTACAGCGCGAATTGTCCTGGCCGAAGCGTACAACTCCTATGGCTGGAAGGCACGTGGGACCGGCTACGCGAACCAGGTGACGGACGAAGGATGGCAGCTGCTGGCTGAGCGCGTGCACAAGGGACAGACAATACTGGAAGAGGCGGAGGGGCTGCCGGAGAAGTGCCCGGAGTGGTATGCGGCGATGATAGAGATCGCCCGCAGCGAGGACTGGGAGCAGGACCAGTTGCAGGCATTATTCCGGAAGGCAGTCGCATTTGAACCTGAATACTATTACTACTATCGCATGCTGGCCGACTCACTGTTGCCCAAGTGGGGCGGAGAAGAAGGCGACGCGGCACGCTTTGCCGCTGCCGTGGCTGACGGCATAGGTGGCAAGAAAGGCGACCTGATCTACTTTGAGATCGCCACCACGCTGGTTTGCGCCTGCGGCAATGTACACGAGCAGGGGCTTAAAGGGCTCTCCTGGCCGCGGATCAAGGCTGGTTATTCGGCGCTGCAGGAACTCTACGGCACATCCATCTCACACATCAACGAGATGGCTCTGATCGCCTTCAGGGCCTCGGACTTTGACTATGCCACGATCGCATTTAACGAGATTGGCGACAACTGGGACAAAGCCGTTTGGCACACTCTTGACTCGTTCTATGACTCCAGATACCAGGCTGCGATCCCACACATCCAAAACTCACTGGCGGCAGCAACGGAAAACGTGAAGACGCCGGAAGGGCAACTCTTCAGCTATGCTCTTGGCGCGGAGATGGATAGAAGATATCACCAGCCTTTCCTTGATTGCGTGAAGGCAAGCCCCGGTTACACGCAACCATGGATTGGGCTGCTGGTGGAACTAACAAAAGAGGGCGCCGTTCGCGATGTGCTCTTTGCCGGCGCGGATGCTCCGTCAGCATGCATTCGTCCGCTTCTGGAAAAAGCCATCCTTCCTACCCCGCCCAAAGCGGATTACTGGGTGATGGTACAGATGGACGTGAACAGGTGA
- a CDS encoding sigma-70 family RNA polymerase sigma factor, with translation MEDQQTGALVRRCLAGDAVAWEEIVRLYNRRIYNLCYRFTNSPDDAQDLTQEVFIRVYKSMASYHVEKGAFTTWLTTLTRNLLVDHFRKSKQDRVTDSIDAGLREEDDSLSLGDRLEDPRPTPDDRLASKETQRMVQMALARISPDLREAVILRDLQDMDYKEIALVLRVPEGTVKSRINRGRMELARLLSRNKRQASNE, from the coding sequence TTGGAAGACCAACAAACAGGGGCACTTGTTCGCCGATGCCTGGCAGGCGATGCCGTGGCATGGGAGGAGATTGTGCGCCTGTACAACAGGCGGATCTATAACTTGTGCTATCGGTTCACGAACTCCCCGGACGACGCCCAGGACCTGACGCAGGAGGTATTTATCCGGGTGTACAAGTCAATGGCCAGCTATCACGTTGAAAAAGGGGCGTTTACCACGTGGCTGACCACTCTGACGCGGAACCTGCTGGTGGACCATTTCCGCAAGAGCAAGCAGGACCGGGTGACGGATTCGATAGACGCAGGGCTGCGGGAAGAGGACGATTCGCTGTCTCTGGGCGACCGGCTGGAGGACCCGAGACCGACGCCGGATGATCGGCTGGCGAGCAAGGAGACCCAGCGGATGGTGCAGATGGCGCTGGCAAGAATCAGTCCGGACCTGCGGGAAGCAGTGATTCTAAGGGACTTACAGGATATGGACTACAAAGAGATTGCCCTGGTTTTGCGGGTGCCGGAGGGAACGGTGAAGTCGCGAATAAACAGAGGAAGAATGGAACTAGCGCGATTACTTTCTCGTAATAAAAGGCAGGCAAGCAATGAATAA
- a CDS encoding zf-HC2 domain-containing protein gives MNNEAKNGMACSEFEALLADALDNEIAADARTAFDEHGRNCAVCGPMLAEALEGMLMVRGLAELEPPKNLVHNILAATSRKEATAEQIAEEAKLGWMDRLRRSLRPGVGGLLHSRFAMSFAMAFFSLSITLTLAGVKITDVKNMVEHPSMMRKTVVLGYTNVEAKVTSYYENLRLVYQVQAKVRELKKSAAPAEGPGENRQQNRKSSPDGREKLNEDYSMERDGSLIAQTFTWHEGARI, from the coding sequence ATGAATAACGAAGCAAAAAACGGGATGGCATGCAGCGAGTTTGAAGCGCTGCTGGCTGACGCGCTTGATAACGAGATAGCCGCCGATGCGCGGACGGCCTTTGACGAGCACGGCCGGAACTGCGCAGTCTGCGGGCCCATGCTGGCTGAGGCGCTGGAAGGCATGTTGATGGTCCGGGGGCTGGCTGAGCTGGAGCCGCCGAAAAACCTTGTCCACAACATTCTGGCGGCAACGAGCAGGAAAGAAGCTACAGCAGAGCAGATCGCGGAAGAGGCGAAGCTGGGCTGGATGGATCGTCTGCGCCGGAGCTTGAGGCCGGGAGTCGGCGGGTTGCTGCACTCACGCTTTGCCATGTCGTTTGCGATGGCGTTCTTCTCACTCAGCATCACGCTTACGCTGGCTGGAGTGAAAATTACTGACGTGAAAAATATGGTCGAGCACCCGAGCATGATGCGCAAGACTGTGGTGCTCGGATACACCAACGTCGAAGCCAAGGTGACAAGCTATTACGAGAACTTGCGGCTCGTCTACCAGGTGCAAGCGAAAGTTAGAGAGCTGAAGAAGAGCGCGGCGCCGGCGGAAGGGCCTGGGGAGAATCGGCAACAGAACAGGAAGTCGTCGCCGGATGGACGCGAGAAACTGAACGAAGATTACAGCATGGAGCGCGATGGAAGCTTGATCGCCCAAACTTTTACTTGGCATGAAGGAGCCCGGATATGA
- a CDS encoding DUF5668 domain-containing protein, translated as MNCAVHNQTQAVAYCRTCGKALCEECKRDVMGAIYCEPCIAARLQGANATTVPGAVPPPAPVGVPGAPNPMIAGFLGLIPGVGAMYNGQFVKAFAHVVIFVMLIIAANNIHWAFGWMIAFFIFYMAFEAYKTAEAKRHGLPAPDPLGLDKMFGIQESQIHSTGVPAIVNTSAAYPPVPLQSPQVAPPLQVEPPPPPPQDKAPIGAIVLIGLGVLFLLQNLGILRLHHLWPLFLIGVGLWLAYKRTMQPTVGGPQ; from the coding sequence ATGAACTGCGCCGTACACAATCAGACTCAGGCAGTAGCGTACTGCCGTACGTGCGGCAAAGCGCTTTGCGAAGAATGCAAACGCGACGTCATGGGCGCCATCTATTGCGAACCGTGCATTGCCGCAAGACTGCAGGGAGCAAATGCTACGACGGTGCCCGGGGCCGTGCCGCCACCGGCACCAGTTGGCGTTCCGGGCGCGCCTAACCCCATGATTGCTGGATTCTTAGGACTCATCCCCGGCGTAGGGGCAATGTATAACGGCCAATTCGTAAAGGCTTTTGCTCACGTGGTGATTTTTGTCATGTTGATCATCGCGGCCAACAACATCCACTGGGCGTTTGGATGGATGATCGCCTTCTTCATCTTTTACATGGCCTTTGAAGCCTATAAGACTGCCGAAGCAAAGCGCCATGGCTTGCCTGCGCCTGACCCTCTGGGCCTCGACAAGATGTTTGGCATTCAGGAATCCCAAATTCATTCCACCGGCGTTCCGGCCATCGTCAACACGTCCGCCGCGTATCCGCCTGTGCCGCTGCAATCGCCGCAGGTAGCTCCGCCTCTGCAGGTTGAACCACCGCCTCCGCCGCCACAGGACAAGGCTCCCATCGGCGCAATTGTCCTGATTGGTCTCGGGGTGCTGTTTCTTCTCCAGAATCTCGGCATACTTCGTCTGCATCACCTGTGGCCGCTGTTCCTGATCGGCGTAGGGTTATGGCTTGCGTATAAGCGCACCATGCAGCCCACCGTCGGAGGCCCGCAATGA